A genomic segment from Betaproteobacteria bacterium encodes:
- a CDS encoding cytochrome c produces the protein MRRLLLIGAVLALGLSCAALADEQKPPAKPLDVKNTFRNICGFCHENYGRKAAKGPQLMNTERSDEFLFNRIKNGMPGRMAAFGSAFTEDQIRQIVKFIRNLKPDEEPQNP, from the coding sequence ATGCGACGCCTCCTACTGATCGGTGCCGTGTTGGCCCTGGGCCTGTCTTGCGCGGCGCTTGCCGACGAGCAAAAACCGCCCGCCAAGCCGCTGGACGTGAAGAACACGTTTCGAAACATCTGCGGTTTCTGTCACGAAAACTACGGCCGCAAGGCCGCCAAGGGACCGCAACTGATGAACACGGAGCGGTCCGACGAATTCCTGTTCAACCGGATCAAAAACGGGATGCCAGGCCGGATGGCGGCCTTCGGCAGCGCATTCACGGAAGATCAAATCCGGCAGATCGTGAAATTCATCCGCAACCTCAAGCCGGACGAGGAGCCCCAGAATCCATGA
- the mutM gene encoding bifunctional DNA-formamidopyrimidine glycosylase/DNA-(apurinic or apyrimidinic site) lyase gives MPELPEVETTRRGLAPHMQGQRVETVIVRNRALRWPIPRNLAKQVCGRTVRAVERRGKYLLIDCGTGWMILHLGMSGSLRVVPNGTPAGKHDHVDLVLSSGMIARLTDPRRFGALLWEADDPLRHPLLARLAPEPLGTEFHAAWLHARTRGRSAAIKTIVMDSHIVVGVGNIYASESLFRAGIHPGLAAGRVSLLRCEKLVAAIQETLAAAIDAGGSTLRDYVGAEGDPGYFQQTYFVYGRQGEPCRVCGTTIKALRQGQRSTFFCPVCQRR, from the coding sequence GTGCCGGAACTGCCAGAGGTCGAAACCACGCGCCGCGGCCTGGCGCCGCACATGCAGGGCCAACGCGTGGAGACCGTGATCGTGCGCAATCGTGCACTGCGCTGGCCGATACCACGCAATCTTGCCAAACAGGTCTGCGGCCGCACCGTGCGCGCCGTCGAGCGGCGCGGCAAATATCTCTTGATCGACTGCGGCACGGGCTGGATGATCCTGCACTTGGGCATGTCCGGCAGCTTGCGGGTCGTCCCCAACGGCACGCCGGCCGGCAAACATGATCATGTAGATCTGGTGCTGAGCTCCGGGATGATCGCCAGGCTCACCGACCCGCGTCGCTTCGGTGCATTGCTGTGGGAGGCGGACGATCCGCTTCGCCATCCGCTGCTGGCGCGGCTGGCCCCCGAACCGTTGGGAACCGAATTCCATGCGGCCTGGCTGCATGCCCGTACCCGCGGACGCAGCGCCGCAATCAAGACCATCGTGATGGACAGTCACATTGTGGTCGGCGTAGGCAACATTTACGCAAGCGAATCGCTGTTTCGCGCCGGCATCCATCCCGGCCTCGCCGCGGGCCGGGTTTCCTTGCTGCGTTGCGAAAAACTGGTCGCTGCCATCCAGGAAACGCTCGCCGCCGCCATCGACGCCGGCGGCAGTACCCTGCGCGATTACGTGGGCGCGGAAGGCGATCCAGGCTACTTTCAGCAAACCTATTTCGTCTATGGTCGGCAGGGTGAGCCTTGCCGGGTCTGCGGCACAACCATCAAGGCCTTGCGTCAGGGACAGCGCTCGACTTTCTTCTGCCCGGTCTGCCAGCGCCGGTGA
- a CDS encoding insulinase family protein, whose amino-acid sequence MKGLLTLACTVAASATNATLPIQQWQTTSGARVLFVETHDLPMLDLAVDFPAGASRDAADKSGAASLTLGLMRAGAEALGEDEISERLASVGADMSGRFDMDRAGYGLRTLSSARERDEALGLLAAVLQKPTFPQQIFEREQQRTLAGLREAETKPEVLADREFRHLLYGGHPYSLRGSGQIETVAKLRREDVVVFYRQHFTAGDAVVSIIGDLTRSEAGAIAEQLTAGLGRRSLPLPALPPIAQLKTGQTSRIVHPATQAHILIGQPGIKRLDPDYFPLWLGNYVLGGGGFSSRLNEEIRQKRGYAYSTYSYFNPLAQEGPFQIAVQTKKEQAEEALRVAQDTLARFVAEGPTQQELDAAKLNIIGGFPLRIDSNKKIQDYLSIIGFYRLPLTYLDDFSAQIERVTLEQVKEAWHRRMHPERMATVIVAGAESR is encoded by the coding sequence CTGAAAGGTTTGCTGACGCTTGCCTGCACGGTTGCGGCATCGGCAACGAACGCCACCTTGCCCATCCAGCAATGGCAGACGACGAGCGGTGCGCGGGTATTATTCGTCGAAACCCACGATCTGCCGATGCTGGATCTCGCGGTGGATTTTCCGGCGGGTGCCAGTCGCGACGCAGCCGATAAATCCGGAGCGGCGTCACTGACGCTGGGCCTGATGCGCGCCGGTGCGGAAGCGCTCGGCGAAGACGAAATCTCGGAGCGGCTCGCAAGTGTCGGCGCTGACATGTCAGGCCGTTTCGACATGGACCGCGCAGGCTACGGTTTACGCACCTTGTCGAGCGCGCGAGAGCGCGACGAGGCGTTGGGTCTATTGGCGGCCGTGTTGCAGAAACCGACATTTCCGCAGCAGATTTTCGAACGCGAGCAGCAGCGCACGCTGGCCGGATTGAGGGAAGCCGAGACCAAGCCGGAGGTACTCGCCGATCGCGAATTCAGGCATCTGCTCTACGGCGGGCATCCCTATTCCCTGCGCGGTTCCGGCCAGATCGAGACGGTTGCGAAGTTACGTCGTGAGGACGTTGTGGTTTTTTATCGACAGCATTTCACTGCGGGCGATGCAGTGGTGTCGATCATCGGCGACCTTACGCGCAGCGAGGCCGGCGCGATTGCCGAACAATTGACCGCCGGCCTGGGTCGCAGATCCCTACCATTGCCGGCATTGCCGCCGATAGCTCAACTCAAAACCGGACAGACGAGCCGGATAGTGCATCCGGCCACCCAGGCGCACATCCTCATCGGCCAGCCCGGCATCAAGCGCCTGGATCCCGACTACTTCCCGTTATGGCTGGGCAACTACGTACTCGGCGGCGGCGGCTTCTCTTCTCGGCTCAACGAAGAAATCCGGCAGAAGCGCGGTTACGCCTACAGCACCTATAGCTACTTCAATCCGCTGGCGCAGGAAGGGCCGTTCCAGATCGCGGTGCAGACCAAGAAGGAACAGGCGGAAGAGGCATTGAGGGTGGCGCAAGACACGCTGGCAAGATTCGTCGCCGAAGGACCGACGCAGCAGGAACTGGACGCCGCCAAGCTGAACATCATCGGCGGTTTTCCCCTGCGCATAGACAGCAACAAGAAAATTCAGGATTACCTTTCAATCATCGGGTTCTATCGGCTGCCGCTGACCTACCTGGATGACTTTTCCGCTCAGATCGAACGAGTCACGCTGGAGCAGGTGAAGGAGGCCTGGCATCGGCGCATGCATCCGGAACGCATGGCCACGGTGATCGTCGCCGGAGCGGAATCGCGCTGA
- the rsmD gene encoding 16S rRNA (guanine(966)-N(2))-methyltransferase RsmD, translating into MKTNQVRIVGGQWRSRIVRFPDSPSLRPTPDRMRETLFNWLGQNLTGKVCLDLFAGSGALGFEAASRGARQVVMVEHDVAVHRALLATQTALAAGRVELHRADAFGFLKTDARRYDVVFLDPPFRLGWLPRLLPLLPVRLEPEARVYLETEAPVVMPEGFEVLKQTRAGQVHGLLIKYVQS; encoded by the coding sequence TTGAAGACAAACCAGGTGCGCATTGTCGGTGGCCAATGGCGCAGCCGGATCGTGCGCTTTCCGGACTCGCCATCCCTGCGACCGACGCCCGACCGGATGCGGGAAACACTGTTCAACTGGCTGGGACAGAACCTCACCGGGAAAGTTTGCCTTGACCTGTTTGCCGGCAGCGGCGCCCTTGGATTTGAAGCCGCGTCGCGCGGCGCGCGCCAAGTGGTAATGGTCGAGCACGACGTGGCGGTTCACCGTGCCCTGCTGGCAACGCAAACGGCACTTGCCGCCGGGCGGGTCGAATTGCATCGCGCGGACGCCTTCGGCTTCCTCAAGACGGATGCGCGCCGCTACGACGTGGTGTTCCTCGATCCTCCGTTCCGACTCGGATGGCTGCCGCGGCTGCTGCCATTGCTACCGGTCCGACTGGAACCCGAGGCGCGCGTTTATCTGGAAACCGAAGCGCCGGTCGTCATGCCGGAGGGGTTCGAGGTCCTGAAACAGACCCGCGCCGGGCAGGTGCACGGTCTGCTGATAAAATACGTCCAATCATGA
- a CDS encoding PQQ-binding-like beta-propeller repeat protein, which produces MTSKKRYLRIALAAALAVAFAAGSSIAADVDGNRVLNADKELEKGNWITYHGSYKSWHYSPLTQISTGNVGKLSEAWSHTASRANRGLQSFPLAIDGVLYYSSPYNQVYALDGATGQMIWTYKQKLNEDLVARQTHSPYNRGIAAGYGNIFIGTLDGKLAAIDMKTGKLSWETKLIDSEKLTVGFTGAPLLVKDKIIIGSQGGEWPYRGPIFGVNAKTGDKVWEFFTVGGNEGTPSDRRDTWGNDSWKVGGGGGWMAGAYDSETNSVWWGTANPAPLYDWSGDKWMTEGARPGLNLYITSVLLLDPDTGNLKAYHQELPHDAWDFDSSMGEFVFLERDGKKYVVHPNKGGFIFVYDRSGKPVNVYKGVDAITFVKDIKPDGTLVGRVDYTEGKHENLCPAIAGGYSWNAGTYNPKTGLFYRVGYEWCIDFTVVKTEPITEPVVQLNIGADFTFVPPKGQKSMGGHIRARDPLTGKVKFEIPYVGATPHASLLSTGGGVLFVPEADGTLAAYDAANGKKLWTHNDGQGHNGGIITYLAKGKQYVAVMTGWGSLVGDGYGDWYGEPWKSMPKDSGVLKVFALQ; this is translated from the coding sequence ATGACTAGCAAAAAACGTTACCTGCGCATCGCGCTGGCGGCGGCGCTTGCCGTGGCCTTCGCCGCGGGAAGCTCCATCGCTGCGGATGTCGATGGCAACCGTGTGCTCAATGCAGACAAAGAACTCGAAAAAGGCAACTGGATCACTTATCACGGTTCGTACAAGTCCTGGCACTACAGCCCGCTGACGCAGATCAGCACGGGCAACGTCGGCAAGCTGAGCGAAGCTTGGTCGCATACGGCTTCCCGCGCCAATCGGGGTCTGCAGAGCTTCCCCCTGGCCATCGACGGCGTGCTGTACTACTCGAGCCCGTATAACCAGGTCTACGCGCTGGACGGCGCCACGGGTCAGATGATCTGGACGTACAAGCAGAAGCTGAACGAGGATCTGGTCGCCCGGCAAACCCACTCCCCCTACAACCGTGGTATCGCCGCCGGCTACGGCAACATCTTCATCGGCACCCTGGACGGCAAGCTGGCTGCAATCGACATGAAGACGGGCAAACTCAGCTGGGAAACCAAGCTGATCGACTCCGAGAAGCTGACGGTCGGTTTCACCGGCGCGCCGCTGCTGGTCAAGGACAAGATCATCATCGGTTCGCAAGGCGGCGAGTGGCCTTACCGCGGTCCGATCTTCGGCGTCAACGCCAAGACCGGTGACAAGGTATGGGAGTTCTTCACCGTCGGCGGCAATGAAGGCACGCCGAGCGACCGGCGCGACACTTGGGGCAACGACTCCTGGAAGGTGGGTGGCGGCGGCGGCTGGATGGCTGGCGCTTATGATTCCGAGACCAACTCGGTGTGGTGGGGTACCGCCAACCCGGCGCCGCTGTACGACTGGTCGGGTGACAAGTGGATGACCGAAGGTGCGCGTCCCGGCCTCAACCTCTACATCACGTCGGTCCTCCTGCTGGATCCGGACACCGGCAACCTGAAGGCATATCATCAGGAACTGCCGCACGACGCCTGGGACTTCGACTCTTCCATGGGCGAGTTCGTGTTCCTGGAGCGCGACGGCAAGAAGTATGTCGTGCACCCCAACAAGGGCGGCTTCATCTTCGTCTATGACCGTTCCGGCAAGCCCGTCAACGTGTACAAGGGCGTCGATGCCATCACCTTCGTCAAGGACATCAAACCCGACGGCACGCTGGTCGGGCGCGTCGACTACACGGAAGGCAAGCACGAGAACCTCTGCCCGGCGATTGCGGGCGGGTATAGCTGGAACGCGGGGACTTACAATCCGAAGACCGGCCTGTTCTACCGGGTCGGCTACGAGTGGTGCATCGACTTTACGGTTGTAAAGACCGAGCCGATCACCGAACCGGTGGTGCAGTTGAACATCGGCGCGGACTTCACGTTCGTGCCGCCCAAGGGCCAAAAATCGATGGGCGGCCACATCCGTGCGCGCGATCCGCTCACCGGCAAGGTTAAGTTCGAAATCCCCTACGTCGGCGCCACCCCGCACGCCAGCCTGCTGAGCACTGGCGGCGGCGTATTGTTCGTTCCCGAGGCCGATGGCACGCTGGCCGCGTACGACGCAGCCAACGGCAAGAAGCTGTGGACGCACAACGACGGCCAGGGCCATAACGGCGGCATCATCACCTACCTGGCCAAGGGCAAGCAGTATGTCGCGGTCATGACCGGCTGGGGCTCGCTGGTCGGCGACGGCTACGGCGACTGGTATGGCGAGCCGTGGAAGAGCATGCCGAAGGACTCCGGCGTTCTGAAGGTGTTCGCGTTGCAGTAA
- a CDS encoding DUF4340 domain-containing protein codes for MKSRILLNLTLIAALVALSLYTYFKPWQDAAPSVRLTQLKRDDITRIAIEPRSAAAIKLEKLDGAWRIVAPLTAQAEATQVDRLVDIVNANAKQKLSNADLSQFDLNPPQVRVTLNDQAIAFGRINDITYEQYVATADGVYLVPPLYGYGISTEVGKLLSRRLLDQGEVPVSFNFGRYRIERDDKGTWTASGEFAAAKDQPLPQDDFNRWADEWRYTSALSVEPDKSSRSREQVNVRFKSGRAVTMRIVQKEPDFQLVRSDNGMRYHFGVEVGRRLLDPRVVARK; via the coding sequence ATGAAGTCCAGGATTCTGCTCAACCTGACGCTGATCGCGGCGCTGGTCGCGCTGTCGTTGTACACCTATTTCAAGCCCTGGCAGGACGCCGCTCCGTCGGTCAGGCTTACTCAGCTCAAGCGCGACGACATTACCCGCATCGCCATCGAACCGCGTAGTGCCGCGGCCATCAAACTGGAAAAGCTCGACGGCGCATGGCGGATCGTCGCGCCGCTCACGGCGCAGGCCGAAGCCACGCAGGTGGACCGCCTGGTCGACATCGTCAATGCCAACGCCAAGCAAAAGCTTTCGAATGCCGACCTCAGCCAGTTCGATCTGAATCCGCCGCAGGTGCGCGTGACGCTCAACGATCAGGCCATCGCCTTCGGCCGCATCAACGACATCACCTACGAACAATATGTAGCAACCGCGGACGGGGTCTATCTGGTGCCCCCGCTCTACGGTTACGGCATTTCCACCGAGGTCGGCAAGCTGCTGAGCCGGCGACTGCTGGACCAGGGCGAAGTGCCGGTGTCGTTCAATTTCGGCCGCTACCGGATCGAACGCGACGACAAAGGCACCTGGACCGCCAGCGGTGAATTTGCCGCAGCGAAGGATCAGCCGCTGCCCCAGGACGATTTCAACCGCTGGGCGGACGAATGGCGATACACGTCGGCACTCAGCGTCGAACCGGACAAAAGCAGCCGTTCGCGCGAACAGGTAAACGTTCGCTTCAAAAGCGGCAGAGCGGTGACTATGCGCATCGTGCAAAAAGAACCGGACTTCCAGTTGGTACGCAGCGACAACGGGATGCGTTATCACTTCGGTGTGGAGGTCGGGCGTCGCCTGCTCGATCCACGCGTCGTCGCAAGAAAATAG
- a CDS encoding amino acid ABC transporter substrate-binding protein, with protein MNRSMNLSRMRAGYAMACVCTALLLPVAENASARTLAEVKSLGAISMCANRDALPYASNKPETPGFQIEIGRAIAEGLGVPLNIEWIFPRRRANVVNCDMLLDNINDPEVNEGRMRLSRPYQKSGLALGLRQDAEAISDFMELKKGQKIGVMVSSYAGMVLGKAGKSISPYAFQSDMVEDLQKGELYGAAVSAATMSYYILQHPDSGLRLVNAFDGVPQLSWEVAVGLRKSDAALVDAVNEILGKLIADGTLARIYAKYGVEHRLP; from the coding sequence ATGAACCGTTCCATGAACCTGTCCCGGATGCGCGCCGGGTATGCAATGGCTTGCGTGTGCACCGCGTTACTGCTTCCGGTTGCCGAGAACGCCAGCGCCCGCACTCTTGCCGAAGTGAAATCGCTGGGCGCCATTTCCATGTGCGCAAATCGCGACGCTCTGCCTTATGCCAGCAACAAGCCGGAAACGCCGGGATTCCAGATCGAGATCGGGCGCGCTATCGCCGAGGGCTTGGGTGTGCCCCTGAACATTGAATGGATCTTCCCGCGCCGGCGCGCCAATGTCGTCAACTGCGACATGTTGCTCGATAACATCAACGACCCGGAAGTCAACGAGGGCCGGATGCGGTTGTCGCGTCCTTACCAGAAATCGGGGCTTGCCCTCGGGCTGCGCCAGGACGCCGAAGCTATCAGCGACTTCATGGAACTGAAAAAGGGCCAGAAGATCGGCGTGATGGTCAGCTCGTATGCCGGCATGGTGCTCGGCAAGGCGGGAAAAAGCATTTCGCCCTATGCCTTCCAGTCCGACATGGTGGAAGATCTGCAGAAGGGCGAGTTGTACGGAGCTGCGGTGTCGGCGGCGACCATGAGCTACTACATTCTTCAACACCCGGACTCGGGGCTGCGTCTGGTGAACGCGTTCGACGGCGTGCCCCAACTCTCATGGGAGGTGGCCGTGGGGCTGCGCAAGTCCGACGCCGCGCTGGTGGACGCCGTCAACGAGATACTGGGAAAACTGATCGCAGACGGCACGCTTGCCCGCATCTACGCCAAATACGGCGTCGAGCACCGCCTTCCCTAG
- a CDS encoding GldG family protein produces MKLNQKLRMQLLIQNGLFVVLLIGFAMAIVWVTKDIKTQWDLTQGQRNTLSQASIDVLKQVIGPVKVTAYATAQDAEGDARKTVETFLGSYLRAKKDFVLTFVDPREQPQKAQAAGVRANGELVVEYNGRSEHLTNLTEQDLTNLLLRLARSAERQVIYLDGHGERKLDGRANHDLGDFGAQLRVKGFKTASLNLAIAQEVPDNVAVLIIASPRVDLLPGEVIKIKHWIEKGGNLLWLIDNDSLHGLQGLADDLGLSLMSGTVVDPRAGGLKLPATFALATGYGQHRITENSTVTSVFPYARRIAASEGSKWRFTPLVEVAQDGWLETSPIDNNVAFDRNKDVRGPIVVAAALERSVGERKQRVVVTGSGHFLANQFIGTLGNLDLGVNMLNWLAGDDALITVQPRTRSDLTLELTRSGLALVGFGFLLVLPLALLVSGGVIWWRRRKA; encoded by the coding sequence ATGAAACTGAACCAAAAACTTAGAATGCAGTTGCTGATCCAGAACGGCCTGTTCGTCGTACTGCTGATCGGCTTCGCGATGGCGATCGTGTGGGTCACCAAAGACATCAAGACACAATGGGATCTGACCCAGGGTCAACGCAACACCTTGTCGCAGGCTTCCATCGACGTGCTCAAGCAGGTTATCGGACCGGTCAAGGTGACGGCCTACGCGACTGCGCAAGATGCCGAGGGCGACGCGCGCAAAACGGTGGAGACTTTCCTGGGCAGTTACCTGCGCGCGAAGAAGGATTTCGTACTGACATTCGTCGATCCGCGCGAGCAGCCGCAGAAGGCGCAGGCGGCGGGCGTGCGCGCAAACGGTGAACTGGTGGTCGAGTACAACGGGCGCAGCGAGCACCTCACCAACTTGACCGAACAGGATCTGACCAATCTTCTGCTCCGGCTGGCGCGTTCGGCGGAACGCCAGGTGATTTACCTGGACGGGCATGGCGAGCGCAAACTCGACGGCCGGGCCAATCACGATCTCGGCGATTTCGGCGCACAGCTGCGCGTGAAGGGTTTCAAGACCGCGTCCCTGAACCTGGCAATTGCTCAGGAAGTGCCGGACAACGTCGCCGTGCTGATCATCGCCAGTCCGCGGGTCGATCTGCTCCCCGGCGAAGTCATCAAGATCAAGCACTGGATCGAGAAAGGCGGCAACCTGCTGTGGCTGATCGACAACGATTCGTTGCACGGCTTGCAGGGGCTCGCCGACGACCTTGGACTGAGTCTTATGTCGGGCACGGTAGTCGATCCGCGTGCCGGTGGGCTCAAGCTGCCCGCGACTTTCGCCCTTGCGACCGGCTACGGCCAGCACCGCATCACTGAGAATTCGACGGTCACCAGCGTCTTTCCGTACGCACGCAGGATTGCGGCCAGCGAAGGAAGCAAATGGCGCTTTACGCCGCTGGTGGAGGTTGCGCAGGACGGCTGGCTGGAAACCAGTCCCATCGACAACAATGTCGCCTTCGACCGCAACAAGGATGTGCGCGGGCCGATCGTTGTTGCGGCGGCACTGGAACGCTCCGTGGGTGAGCGCAAGCAACGCGTCGTCGTGACGGGAAGCGGGCATTTCCTCGCCAATCAGTTCATCGGCACACTGGGCAATCTCGATCTGGGCGTGAATATGCTCAACTGGCTGGCCGGTGACGACGCGCTGATCACCGTGCAGCCGCGCACCCGCTCCGACCTGACGCTGGAACTGACGCGCTCCGGGCTGGCGCTCGTGGGCTTCGGTTTTCTGCTGGTGCTGCCGCTCGCCTTGCTGGTCTCCGGCGGCGTCATCTGGTGGCGGCGACGCAAGGCATGA
- the coaD gene encoding pantetheine-phosphate adenylyltransferase: MKTRINRVVYPGTFDPITRGHEDLVRRASTLFDEMIVAVADSRGKRPFFDVDERVAMAKETLGAFPNVRVEGFSGLLMDFLRKHDAKIILRGLRAVSDFEYEFQMAGMNRNLYPDVETLFLTPAEQYMFISATMVREIASLGGDVSPFVNSAVIPHMKARLERG, from the coding sequence ATGAAAACGCGAATCAACCGGGTGGTCTATCCCGGAACCTTCGATCCGATCACGCGCGGGCACGAGGACTTGGTGCGCCGTGCGTCCACTTTATTCGATGAGATGATCGTTGCCGTAGCGGATAGCCGCGGCAAGCGTCCGTTCTTTGATGTCGATGAACGCGTGGCAATGGCGAAGGAGACGCTGGGCGCATTTCCGAACGTGCGGGTGGAGGGGTTTTCCGGACTGCTGATGGATTTCCTCCGCAAGCACGATGCCAAGATAATCCTGCGCGGTCTGCGGGCCGTATCGGATTTCGAATACGAATTTCAGATGGCAGGCATGAACCGCAATCTGTATCCCGACGTCGAGACGCTCTTTCTGACGCCGGCGGAGCAGTACATGTTCATCTCCGCCACCATGGTGCGCGAAATCGCTTCGCTCGGCGGGGACGTTTCTCCGTTCGTGAACTCGGCGGTGATTCCCCACATGAAGGCAAGACTGGAGCGGGGATAA
- a CDS encoding YfhL family 4Fe-4S dicluster ferredoxin: protein MALMITDECINCDVCEPECPNNAISQGAEIYQIDPGKCTECVGHYDRPQCQEVCPVDCIPLNPEYVESGEQLVQKYLRLTEQKVKAPAA from the coding sequence ATGGCATTGATGATCACCGACGAGTGCATCAACTGCGACGTATGCGAGCCGGAGTGCCCCAACAACGCCATCTCACAAGGCGCGGAGATCTATCAGATTGATCCGGGCAAGTGCACCGAATGCGTTGGACACTACGACCGGCCGCAATGCCAGGAAGTCTGTCCGGTGGATTGCATTCCCCTGAATCCGGAGTATGTCGAGAGCGGGGAACAGCTAGTTCAGAAATATCTGCGGCTCACCGAGCAAAAGGTCAAGGCACCTGCGGCCTGA
- a CDS encoding insulinase family protein: protein MVALALVCTGASAFAAAIPQRTLANGMKVIVKEDHRSPVAVSMVWYRAGSMDEVSGTTGVAHMLEHMMFKGTQKVPAGEFSRTIARAGGRENAFTSRDYTAYYQQLHKSRLPLALELEADRMLNLSFAGDEFAKELKVVMEERRSRTDDDSHSQLHEQLMATVYLSHPYRSPVVGWMNDLQNMQLADARGWYDKWYAPNNATLVVAGDVDPEEVFQLAEKFFGSIPARVLPERKMQIEPHQFGIKRITVKAPAELPYLVMAYRVPVLQYVESDWEPYALFVLNGILDGNDASRLNRELVRSTRVANSANSSYDLINRGPALFFLDGVPAEGKTVADLEAALRDQIRVLVEQGVSNDELQRVKAQVTAAQVYARDSVYYQAMRIGMLQTIGLPYDSSDLQVRKLQEVTADQVREVARKYFIDDNLSVAVLDPQPLPGGKRPRPNPEGGGRDQR from the coding sequence ATGGTTGCCCTGGCTCTGGTATGCACCGGGGCGAGCGCTTTTGCGGCTGCGATCCCACAACGCACGCTGGCCAACGGAATGAAGGTCATCGTCAAGGAAGACCACCGCTCGCCAGTTGCGGTGTCGATGGTGTGGTATCGCGCCGGCAGCATGGACGAAGTGAGCGGCACTACCGGCGTCGCTCACATGCTCGAGCACATGATGTTCAAAGGCACGCAGAAGGTTCCCGCAGGAGAGTTCTCCCGTACCATCGCCCGTGCCGGCGGTCGTGAGAATGCATTTACGTCGCGCGACTACACCGCGTACTACCAGCAATTGCACAAATCCAGGCTGCCGCTCGCGCTGGAGCTGGAAGCCGATCGCATGCTCAACCTGTCCTTTGCCGGGGATGAATTCGCCAAGGAGCTGAAGGTGGTCATGGAGGAGCGGCGTTCCCGCACGGACGACGATTCGCACTCGCAGTTGCACGAACAGCTGATGGCGACAGTCTACCTGTCGCACCCGTATCGCTCACCGGTAGTCGGCTGGATGAACGACCTGCAGAACATGCAACTTGCAGACGCGCGTGGCTGGTATGACAAATGGTACGCGCCGAACAACGCGACGCTGGTTGTTGCCGGTGACGTCGACCCCGAAGAGGTTTTCCAGCTGGCAGAGAAGTTTTTTGGATCGATTCCGGCGCGTGTTTTGCCCGAACGCAAGATGCAGATCGAACCGCACCAGTTTGGCATCAAGCGCATCACTGTCAAGGCTCCCGCCGAATTGCCCTATCTGGTGATGGCCTATCGCGTGCCGGTGTTGCAGTACGTCGAAAGCGACTGGGAGCCCTATGCGCTTTTTGTTCTGAACGGCATTCTCGACGGCAATGACGCGTCGCGACTCAATCGTGAACTGGTCAGAAGCACGCGCGTGGCGAATTCAGCCAATTCCAGTTATGACCTGATCAATCGCGGCCCGGCACTGTTCTTTCTGGACGGGGTGCCCGCCGAGGGCAAGACGGTGGCCGACCTCGAAGCGGCGCTCCGGGATCAGATTCGGGTGTTGGTGGAGCAGGGCGTCAGCAACGACGAATTGCAGCGGGTGAAAGCGCAGGTCACCGCTGCCCAGGTCTACGCGCGCGACTCGGTCTACTACCAGGCGATGCGCATCGGCATGTTGCAGACCATCGGATTGCCGTACGATTCTTCGGATTTGCAGGTAAGGAAATTGCAAGAAGTGACCGCCGACCAGGTGCGTGAAGTAGCGCGGAAATATTTCATCGACGACAACCTCAGCGTCGCGGTGCTTGATCCGCAACCATTGCCCGGCGGCAAGCGCCCGCGTCCGAACCCGGAAGGAGGCGGACGTGACCAGCGCTAG